The Maridesulfovibrio frigidus DSM 17176 genome has a segment encoding these proteins:
- a CDS encoding nickel/cobalt transporter, producing MKKIIISLFLPLLLMAVTTSFVPAASGATNPFLSPQKKQDSPTTENSAIFTTNSPKESLLTSSSINQKVNSKANLRISHSSSFFSSVLTKITILQKDLRSKMTGFARDVKKDSFGTSFWLFLLFSFAYGVVHAIGPGHGKSVVCAYFISRRGTIRTAAFMSWAITLVHVGSATVTVCVAYLLLSSGMSGFENFNRHLQTASFGLVMLIGLWLFLSTLISAFKKKNEEYSAPAKCASLKEITSVAFVTGLVPCPGAAIILVYTLSTGILWAGLIAMLFLATGMALTTSLFAFAAAKTRTAMDHASRGRKTQIIYTTLSLAGSLIIILFGTLMLSSHLG from the coding sequence ATGAAAAAAATAATCATCTCACTCTTCCTGCCATTGTTACTAATGGCAGTTACAACCTCTTTTGTCCCAGCAGCTTCCGGTGCTACAAATCCTTTTCTTTCTCCCCAAAAGAAACAGGATAGCCCAACAACTGAAAACAGTGCTATTTTCACAACAAACAGCCCAAAAGAAAGCCTCTTAACAAGCTCATCAATAAATCAAAAAGTTAATTCAAAAGCGAACCTAAGAATTTCTCATTCCAGTAGTTTCTTCAGTTCAGTCTTAACTAAAATAACCATTCTACAAAAAGATCTCCGCTCAAAAATGACCGGCTTTGCCCGTGACGTAAAAAAAGATTCCTTCGGCACATCATTCTGGCTGTTTCTACTTTTCTCTTTTGCGTATGGAGTGGTGCACGCAATCGGACCCGGACATGGGAAATCGGTAGTCTGCGCCTATTTCATTTCACGGCGCGGAACAATTCGCACAGCGGCGTTCATGTCATGGGCTATAACTCTTGTGCATGTAGGGTCCGCAACTGTTACAGTATGTGTCGCCTACTTGCTCCTCAGCAGTGGTATGTCAGGATTCGAAAATTTCAATCGCCATCTCCAAACGGCAAGCTTCGGTTTAGTAATGCTCATCGGTTTGTGGCTCTTTTTAAGCACTCTAATCTCTGCCTTCAAAAAAAAGAATGAAGAATATTCAGCCCCTGCCAAGTGCGCCTCCCTTAAAGAGATCACATCAGTTGCTTTTGTCACTGGGCTAGTTCCCTGCCCCGGCGCGGCAATTATTCTTGTGTACACCTTATCTACCGGCATTCTCTGGGCGGGATTAATAGCCATGCTTTTTCTCGCAACCGGCATGGCCCTGACCACTTCGCTCTTTGCTTTCGCTGCAGCAAAAACTAGGACAGCAATGGACCACGCATCCAGAGGTAGAAAGACTCAAATTATCTATACAACTCTGTCCCTTGCAGGGTCTCTCATTATTATTCTATTCGGAACATTAATGCTTAGTTCCCACCTAGGATAA
- a CDS encoding peptide chain release factor 3 yields MQEQVDPILKKEVERRRTFGIISHPDAGKTTLTEKLLLYGGAIQMAGTVKSRKAARHATSDWMKMEQDRGISITTSVMKFNYRNFEINLLDTPGHQDFSEDTYRVLTAVDSALMVIDCAKGVENQTKKLMEVCRMRDTPIITFINKMDREGVDPFDLLADIEETLKIECAPLSWPIGMGSDFKGTYNMYKGELHLFSATHGGAIQEGEIIKDLNSPRLDELLGDQATQLRDELELLEGAGYPFDKERYLAGKQTPVFFGSAINNFGVQEMLDSFVELAPFPRPRATTTRDVSPFESEFTAVAFKIQANMDPAHRDRIAFMRICSGKFSRGMKVRHHRIGKDFQIANATIFMAQDRTGVEEAWPGDIIGVHNHGTIKIGDTFTSSKDEVKFTGIPNFAPEHFRRVILRDPLKSKQLNKGLHQLAEEGAVQLFKPLGNNDNILGAVGILQFEVIMSRLKGEYGVEAIYEPVEFHTARWLACDDHKELEGIKKRYPRFVALDGDENLTFLAPSQWRLQQAEEEWPKINFMKTREHQ; encoded by the coding sequence ATGCAGGAACAAGTAGATCCAATTCTTAAAAAAGAAGTTGAACGCAGACGTACTTTCGGCATTATCAGTCACCCTGATGCAGGTAAAACAACACTGACCGAAAAGTTACTCCTATATGGTGGCGCCATCCAGATGGCGGGAACAGTTAAATCGCGTAAAGCAGCCCGTCATGCCACTTCCGATTGGATGAAAATGGAGCAGGATCGCGGAATTTCCATTACAACTTCAGTTATGAAGTTCAATTACCGGAATTTCGAAATCAACCTGCTCGATACTCCAGGCCATCAGGATTTCTCCGAAGATACTTACCGGGTACTCACAGCAGTTGACTCTGCGCTGATGGTTATCGACTGCGCAAAAGGCGTTGAAAACCAGACAAAAAAACTGATGGAAGTCTGCCGAATGCGCGACACTCCTATCATCACCTTCATTAATAAAATGGACCGTGAAGGAGTAGACCCGTTTGATTTGCTAGCTGACATTGAAGAAACCCTTAAAATTGAATGTGCGCCCCTCAGTTGGCCCATCGGTATGGGATCTGATTTTAAAGGCACTTACAATATGTATAAGGGTGAGCTGCATCTATTTTCAGCAACTCACGGCGGAGCGATTCAGGAAGGCGAAATAATAAAAGATCTGAATAGCCCGCGTCTTGATGAACTTCTAGGAGATCAGGCTACTCAGCTCAGAGACGAACTTGAACTGCTTGAAGGCGCTGGATATCCTTTTGACAAAGAACGCTACCTTGCCGGAAAACAAACACCTGTATTCTTCGGCAGTGCCATTAACAACTTCGGCGTTCAAGAAATGCTGGATTCATTTGTAGAACTAGCTCCTTTCCCGCGTCCTCGTGCAACGACCACGCGTGATGTGTCTCCATTTGAAAGCGAATTCACAGCTGTTGCCTTTAAAATTCAGGCAAATATGGACCCTGCTCACAGAGACCGCATTGCGTTTATGCGCATTTGTTCTGGAAAATTTTCGAGAGGGATGAAAGTCCGTCATCATCGCATAGGAAAAGATTTCCAAATTGCTAATGCCACAATATTCATGGCTCAGGACCGCACAGGTGTTGAAGAAGCATGGCCAGGTGATATTATCGGCGTACATAACCATGGGACTATTAAAATCGGTGACACCTTCACTTCATCAAAGGATGAAGTGAAATTTACTGGAATTCCCAACTTCGCACCGGAACATTTCCGCCGAGTGATTCTACGAGATCCTTTGAAGAGCAAACAGCTTAACAAAGGGCTTCACCAGTTAGCAGAAGAAGGTGCTGTCCAGCTATTTAAACCGCTAGGAAACAACGACAACATCCTTGGAGCTGTCGGAATTTTGCAATTTGAAGTAATCATGTCCCGCTTAAAAGGGGAATACGGCGTTGAAGCTATTTACGAGCCGGTTGAATTTCATACTGCAAGATGGCTTGCCTGCGACGATCATAAAGAACTGGAAGGTATAAAAAAACGGTACCCGCGCTTTGTAGCCCTTGACGGAGATGAGAATCTTACCTTCTTGGCTCCAAGCCAGTGGAGACTACAGCAAGCGGAAGAAGAGTGGCCGAAAATCAACTTTATGAAAACCAGAGAGCATCAATAG
- a CDS encoding SAM-dependent methyltransferase: MIQKASLRLLQRPAMPTTVLSRSIYRGTSLVSDLEEAGNPATELDGPLLMNILVKFFHAYVYPGSQDREVSLEDVSVLFDQFVHRRLGSDVLEGCLDVRKELLSYGFALCMLADLPKSAHIFKVIAEGKTKFGGDVFTGLDIGSGTGILMLAMNVLAKRNGFSGVSLVGIERNQIVAERTNDVLGRMGLGNVIVADAKKKDTYGFLEDKKIHYITNETLPSVNRSLWKEDFIFICKTLHDGFYLQTEDADFFPQSVLVGRSQTEMLTVLDSSNGFQLKGDNYPLRLMKPYAINMSGSMTPLESVGHAYEKYIPETWSKVLTRRW, from the coding sequence ATGATTCAAAAAGCCAGCCTCCGTTTGTTGCAACGTCCGGCAATGCCGACAACTGTTCTTTCGAGAAGTATTTATAGGGGAACTTCCCTGGTAAGTGATCTCGAGGAAGCGGGTAATCCTGCGACTGAACTTGATGGTCCGTTGTTGATGAACATTCTCGTTAAATTTTTCCATGCTTATGTTTACCCGGGTTCACAGGATCGCGAGGTTTCTCTCGAGGATGTTTCAGTTCTTTTTGATCAATTTGTGCATCGCAGGCTTGGAAGTGATGTTTTGGAAGGGTGTTTGGACGTCCGCAAAGAATTATTGTCATATGGTTTTGCACTTTGCATGTTAGCTGATTTGCCGAAAAGCGCGCATATTTTTAAAGTTATCGCTGAAGGTAAAACTAAGTTTGGCGGGGACGTGTTTACTGGACTCGATATTGGCTCAGGAACCGGAATCTTGATGCTCGCCATGAATGTTCTTGCAAAGCGCAATGGATTCTCCGGCGTGTCTCTTGTAGGGATTGAGCGCAATCAGATAGTTGCAGAGCGTACAAATGATGTTTTAGGCAGAATGGGTCTTGGGAATGTAATTGTTGCAGACGCCAAGAAGAAAGATACCTACGGTTTTCTTGAAGATAAAAAAATTCACTACATCACGAATGAAACCCTACCGAGTGTGAATAGATCACTTTGGAAGGAAGATTTTATATTTATTTGTAAAACTCTACATGATGGTTTTTATTTACAGACTGAAGATGCGGACTTTTTCCCGCAGTCAGTTTTGGTGGGCCGCAGTCAAACCGAGATGTTGACTGTGCTAGATAGCAGTAATGGGTTTCAATTAAAGGGGGATAATTACCCATTAAGACTAATGAAGCCTTATGCAATCAATATGTCTGGAAGCATGACTCCGCTTGAGTCTGTCGGCCATGCTTATGAAAAGTATATTCCAGAAACGTGGAGTAAGGTCTTGACCCGGCGCTGGTAG
- a CDS encoding 3'-5' exonuclease encodes MQLPERYKRKFTKAEINELPLRQYEGPIKLIDCEDDVPCIIDEISKAGLLGFDTETRPVFRKGLSYPPSLIQLATRDCVYLLHLNHIPLCDEIKKLLSSASIIKTGVAVINDVKELRQVSHFEGRGFVDLGDLARSLEMQTNGLRNLAANLLGFRISKGVQCSNWGRKDLSPQQITYAATDAWVSREIYLKFQEMGAL; translated from the coding sequence ATGCAATTACCTGAAAGATATAAACGGAAATTTACCAAGGCAGAGATCAACGAGCTACCCCTAAGGCAGTACGAAGGTCCGATTAAACTTATTGATTGTGAAGACGATGTTCCTTGTATCATTGATGAAATAAGCAAAGCTGGTTTACTTGGTTTCGATACAGAGACCAGACCAGTATTTCGCAAAGGACTATCTTATCCCCCCTCGCTGATCCAGCTTGCAACACGGGATTGCGTATACCTTCTGCACTTAAATCACATTCCGCTTTGTGATGAAATAAAAAAACTTCTCTCATCTGCCAGCATTATTAAGACCGGCGTTGCCGTAATTAATGATGTTAAGGAGCTGAGGCAGGTTTCGCATTTCGAAGGAAGAGGCTTTGTTGATCTCGGAGACCTCGCGAGGTCTCTTGAAATGCAGACCAACGGACTCCGCAATCTTGCTGCGAACCTACTTGGTTTTCGCATTTCCAAAGGAGTCCAGTGCTCCAATTGGGGACGTAAAGATTTATCTCCGCAGCAAATTACTTATGCAGCGACCGATGCTTGGGTAAGCAGAGAAATCTATTTAAAATTTCAGGAAATGGGAGCTCTCTAG
- a CDS encoding AAA family ATPase: MIDLVGYEKVTPIFSEEDLSLCRAVRDYDGSPVLIKTPTSKLPCPRLLAGIKNEYATSLEIGKIGAIHPIALHQTDNSLALIFEDKGYELLDHFINRPGIDLHQKIILAIKAVNALNCVHAKGFLHRNIKPDSFAVSHDMHEVVLTSFQLCSRLSDSVSGTNIGLISDSYLPYISPEQSGRISDSLDRRSDFYSLGITLFELFTGELPFNATDALELIHCHLAQEPTSPHIINPEITEQLSSVILKLIAKNPGDRYQSTYGIKQDLKTCLKISESSYFPENFRPGERDVSDTFTLTRRLFGRKNEKHILLKIFEKTTQGSCEVVMVRGEPGSGKTTLINELRNHVAHARGEIITGKFDQFKRNIPYSALIQAFQKLIRKRLTNPAPVISAWKNHIIERLGSNAGLIIEVIPELELLIGPQKSPAKLPLTEARNRFNLVFKNFIKIFPNLDHPLVLFIDDLQWADTSTTTLINELIADNETSYLLLIGAYRDNNSLANSVKSMLAEIKRSDKQVETITLSRLGPQQVLSLITRTLRTNRPRAGELTKLIFNRTGGNPLFVREYLRNLYRADLIKFNYDKSRWEWDINAIREMSIDGNIVELMADKINNLSIEGQSILKVASCIGGKFDLKTLIAVVDLPQEKVISFLNIALHDGLIISSDETPIGATLTDFNLKWAPQLSFMHDRVQQAAYSLLGLAEKESLHLKIGRTMLQIFEDSEIEEMIFDIALQFNSSFSTISGETERTIASNIFCRASRKAKRSSAFDLASKYFYAAEQLQQPNCWAENYTSTFNLYLDWFECEYMSGGPKKAEEIFDLMLEHVKNRQDLSQIKLAKIMIYTNKSRYKDAVKIALDLLSLFGMKIPEHPSNVSLTSELLKTNFLLRNKTVEDLYNLPDMSHPEMLETMQLMMHTIAPAYMYNKQLVFFIVLKMLRLSLKHGNAPSSSFGYMFYAMFLAAKDFSFDKSKDYTRLAVDLNKRFKNTELETKINLLRGCAHDHWHVSLSQNISTLENAFHSGHLTGDTTYARYASYFAAYYKFIQGYTLTDVIADVDKYLNVLHNSPNMLSTGILQLIKQISKSLEGKTYTPGFLDDEYFNEKQLLGAAKNSSSEVIFHWAKISKLITLSFFGLNDKALEIIEELEGTIEKSLFGMLNVPIYHFFSVINMAAVYEEVSSDHQRRYRKVIKKSISKLKVWSDNCPENFQHLHLLATAEYHQLTGRMNSALSLYEEATSTSLKNGFNNFAALSCELAGKFHFKIGGKRSATSLISEACQYYGEWGAKAKVQQLIANYHSLQEEFTPSVMDINSQQNLTKSKRSNSLDLSAVMKASQAISGEIVLARLLDKLMRIVIENAGAQKATLLLNNKNRLELTAHASVTQKGITTQVKPSVDTKSYCESIVNYVFRSKDNIVLRDASAQGPFTIDSYIIRNKPKSVLAMPIINQQVMRGVLYLENNLSPGVFTEERLEVLNLLCSQAAISIQNARLYSDLRESETQHRTLLENINVGAYRAEANLEGKLVKGNRALAKMFGYSGWDTFQNTPIQSLFLHKENHYVILNELLNGDTVREREVEMKTKDGTPIWVNMTASLHHDDDGNSKCLEGVLEDITEQKKTRQLERAKVAADAANQAKSEFLASMSHEIRTPMNAILGMADMLWESRLSKAQRNYVNLFKNAGENLLLLINDILDLSKIEAGQITIENIEFNLEDLFEEIGSIFALRAQVKGIDLCWYIAPEVPKLIVGDPTRIRQIIVNLVGNALKFTDKGSVTYEAALTESGLVRVVIRDTGIGIPDSKMNPIFETFSQADSSTTRNFGGTGLGLSICMRMIKCMKGGLFVSSQEGEGSSFAFTMNLDFPEQETPKISLNDLSVLLIDKDSPSRTYLKQALSNLGATVQIATTMNEATIIAAEMSILGSRKKALLVGTPEWESDCFEVIKALKKDLCSTWKLIMLMEAKPKPRATARAKQLGATYVQRPIQPRAIATEINTADTNKTEIDGFDEIDCEMDILDSPEIPKEGASILLIEDSEDNRMVVDLYLKETPFQITMAENGKEGLDKYIGGAYDLILMDIQMPIMDGYEATKAIRQYELEHEMERIPILALTANAFQEDAQNCINCGCTAHMAKPIKKKKLISTLEEYLGEQ; this comes from the coding sequence ATGATTGATCTTGTCGGATATGAAAAAGTTACTCCTATTTTTTCTGAGGAGGACCTTTCCTTATGCAGAGCCGTAAGAGACTACGATGGATCTCCTGTGCTCATTAAAACTCCGACATCAAAACTGCCTTGCCCCAGACTCTTGGCCGGAATTAAAAATGAATATGCGACCTCTCTTGAAATCGGAAAGATAGGAGCAATTCACCCTATTGCTTTGCACCAGACAGACAACTCTCTTGCCCTGATATTTGAAGATAAAGGATACGAACTCTTAGACCATTTTATAAATAGACCTGGCATCGACCTTCATCAAAAGATCATTCTCGCCATCAAAGCCGTTAATGCTCTGAACTGCGTTCACGCAAAAGGGTTTCTACACAGGAACATCAAGCCTGATAGTTTTGCGGTATCTCATGATATGCACGAGGTTGTGCTAACCAGTTTTCAACTTTGCTCGCGCCTTTCCGACTCTGTATCTGGAACAAACATAGGATTGATATCTGACAGCTACCTCCCATACATTTCACCAGAACAAAGCGGTAGAATAAGCGACTCTCTTGACCGCCGTTCGGACTTCTATTCCTTGGGAATAACTCTTTTCGAGCTGTTTACGGGCGAACTTCCATTTAATGCTACGGATGCTTTGGAATTAATACACTGCCACCTTGCGCAAGAACCAACCTCTCCGCACATAATTAACCCAGAGATTACAGAACAACTTTCTTCTGTCATTTTAAAGCTGATCGCAAAAAATCCAGGCGATAGATATCAATCAACATACGGAATTAAACAAGATTTAAAAACTTGCCTCAAAATCAGCGAAAGTTCTTATTTTCCTGAAAACTTTAGACCGGGAGAGAGGGATGTTTCAGACACATTCACTCTTACGAGACGTCTATTCGGAAGAAAGAACGAAAAGCATATTCTGCTGAAAATTTTTGAAAAAACCACTCAAGGCAGTTGCGAAGTTGTCATGGTCAGAGGAGAGCCAGGTTCAGGCAAAACAACCCTCATCAATGAACTCCGCAATCATGTTGCCCATGCAAGGGGCGAGATTATCACTGGTAAGTTTGACCAATTCAAGCGCAATATTCCTTACAGCGCGCTAATTCAAGCCTTCCAGAAATTAATCCGCAAAAGGCTTACAAACCCCGCGCCTGTAATCAGCGCCTGGAAAAACCATATTATCGAAAGACTCGGCTCTAATGCAGGTTTAATAATCGAAGTTATTCCTGAACTGGAGCTACTTATTGGGCCACAAAAGAGCCCAGCAAAATTACCCTTAACGGAAGCACGCAATCGGTTTAATTTAGTATTTAAAAATTTCATCAAAATATTTCCGAACCTTGACCACCCTCTGGTTTTATTCATTGATGATCTCCAATGGGCTGACACATCTACAACAACATTGATCAATGAACTTATTGCAGACAATGAAACCAGCTATCTTCTGCTGATAGGTGCGTACCGAGATAACAATTCTCTTGCAAACTCAGTTAAGTCTATGCTTGCGGAAATTAAAAGATCCGACAAACAAGTCGAAACTATAACCCTCAGTAGACTCGGACCACAGCAAGTGCTCAGCTTAATCACTCGGACTCTCCGAACAAACCGACCTCGCGCAGGAGAGCTTACAAAGCTGATATTCAACCGCACCGGCGGAAATCCTCTTTTTGTTCGCGAATACCTCCGTAATTTGTACAGAGCAGATCTCATAAAGTTCAACTATGATAAGAGCAGATGGGAATGGGATATTAATGCTATCCGTGAAATGTCCATAGATGGAAATATTGTCGAGCTCATGGCAGACAAAATTAACAATCTATCGATTGAAGGACAGTCCATATTAAAAGTTGCTTCCTGCATTGGTGGAAAATTTGATCTTAAAACCCTAATCGCTGTCGTGGATCTTCCTCAGGAAAAAGTCATTTCATTTTTAAATATAGCTCTCCACGATGGCCTTATTATTTCAAGTGACGAAACCCCTATTGGTGCAACTCTAACAGACTTTAATCTTAAGTGGGCTCCGCAGCTGTCTTTCATGCATGACAGGGTTCAGCAAGCCGCCTATTCCCTGCTGGGACTGGCGGAAAAAGAATCTCTTCACTTAAAAATCGGCCGCACCATGCTGCAAATTTTCGAAGATTCTGAAATCGAAGAGATGATCTTTGATATTGCACTGCAATTCAACTCAAGCTTCTCAACCATCTCAGGAGAAACCGAACGTACGATAGCTTCAAATATTTTTTGTCGCGCTAGTCGAAAAGCCAAAAGGAGTTCCGCTTTTGACCTTGCCTCAAAATATTTTTACGCAGCAGAGCAATTACAGCAACCAAATTGCTGGGCGGAAAACTACACTTCAACATTCAATCTGTATCTTGATTGGTTTGAATGTGAATACATGAGTGGAGGGCCTAAGAAAGCTGAAGAAATATTCGACTTAATGCTCGAACATGTTAAAAACAGGCAAGATTTATCTCAAATTAAACTTGCGAAAATAATGATCTACACAAACAAGAGTAGGTATAAGGATGCCGTCAAGATCGCTCTAGATCTCCTTTCCCTGTTCGGCATGAAAATTCCAGAGCACCCGAGTAATGTATCTCTGACTTCTGAGCTGCTCAAAACAAACTTTCTGCTCCGCAATAAAACGGTAGAAGATCTCTACAATCTTCCAGATATGAGCCACCCTGAAATGCTAGAAACTATGCAGCTAATGATGCACACCATTGCGCCAGCATATATGTACAACAAACAGCTTGTCTTTTTTATTGTTTTAAAAATGCTCAGGCTTTCCCTGAAACACGGAAATGCCCCGTCTTCCTCATTCGGTTATATGTTTTACGCAATGTTCTTAGCTGCAAAGGACTTCTCTTTTGATAAGTCAAAGGACTACACACGGCTTGCAGTAGACCTTAATAAGCGGTTTAAAAACACTGAACTTGAAACAAAAATAAACCTGCTTCGTGGCTGCGCCCATGATCACTGGCATGTGTCGCTATCGCAAAACATCAGCACACTTGAAAATGCTTTTCACTCTGGCCACTTAACAGGGGATACAACTTACGCCAGATATGCCAGTTATTTTGCTGCCTACTATAAATTTATTCAAGGCTACACTCTTACTGACGTTATTGCAGATGTAGATAAATACCTTAATGTGCTCCACAATTCACCGAATATGCTCAGCACAGGCATCTTGCAGCTGATCAAACAGATTTCTAAAAGCCTCGAAGGAAAAACCTACACACCGGGCTTTCTTGACGATGAATATTTTAATGAAAAACAATTACTAGGAGCGGCAAAGAACAGCAGTTCTGAAGTAATATTTCATTGGGCTAAAATATCAAAATTAATTACGCTTTCTTTTTTCGGACTTAATGACAAGGCTCTTGAGATCATTGAGGAGTTAGAAGGCACCATAGAAAAGTCTCTCTTTGGAATGCTAAATGTTCCAATCTATCATTTCTTTAGCGTTATAAACATGGCGGCTGTTTACGAAGAAGTTTCAAGTGATCATCAAAGAAGATACAGAAAAGTAATAAAAAAATCCATTTCTAAGCTCAAAGTATGGAGCGACAACTGCCCGGAAAACTTCCAGCATCTCCATCTTCTGGCAACGGCTGAATATCATCAGCTAACTGGACGCATGAACTCTGCGTTATCATTATACGAAGAAGCTACAAGTACCAGCTTGAAAAACGGCTTTAACAATTTCGCTGCGCTTTCCTGTGAATTGGCAGGCAAATTCCATTTTAAGATAGGAGGAAAAAGGTCCGCCACCTCTTTAATATCCGAAGCGTGCCAATATTACGGTGAATGGGGAGCAAAAGCGAAAGTTCAGCAACTCATTGCGAACTATCATTCTCTACAGGAAGAGTTCACCCCCTCTGTCATGGACATAAACTCTCAGCAAAACCTAACTAAATCAAAAAGATCAAATTCTCTCGATCTTTCGGCTGTAATGAAAGCCTCGCAAGCGATTTCAGGAGAAATAGTACTCGCCAGACTACTCGACAAACTCATGCGCATCGTCATCGAAAATGCCGGAGCGCAAAAAGCCACATTATTACTAAACAATAAGAACAGACTTGAACTGACCGCACATGCATCCGTCACTCAAAAAGGAATTACGACACAGGTTAAACCCAGTGTAGACACAAAGTCCTATTGCGAAAGCATCGTAAACTATGTTTTCCGATCAAAAGATAATATTGTTTTGAGAGATGCAAGCGCACAAGGGCCCTTCACAATCGACAGCTATATTATCAGAAACAAGCCAAAGTCAGTTTTGGCCATGCCCATAATAAACCAGCAAGTTATGCGTGGCGTTTTATACCTTGAAAACAATCTGAGCCCGGGAGTTTTCACCGAGGAACGGTTGGAAGTCCTCAACTTGCTCTGCTCTCAGGCTGCGATTTCAATTCAAAATGCCAGACTTTATTCAGACCTCAGAGAATCTGAAACTCAGCATCGCACACTGTTAGAAAATATCAATGTCGGGGCTTACCGGGCTGAAGCGAACCTTGAAGGAAAACTGGTTAAAGGCAACAGAGCCCTAGCAAAAATGTTCGGATATTCCGGATGGGACACTTTTCAGAACACACCGATTCAATCTCTATTTCTTCATAAAGAAAACCACTACGTCATTCTCAATGAGCTGCTAAATGGCGACACAGTGCGGGAAAGAGAAGTAGAAATGAAAACGAAGGACGGAACTCCGATTTGGGTAAATATGACGGCGTCACTTCATCATGATGACGACGGCAACAGCAAGTGCCTAGAAGGCGTCCTTGAAGATATTACTGAACAGAAAAAGACGAGACAGCTTGAACGAGCCAAAGTTGCGGCTGATGCAGCCAATCAAGCCAAAAGTGAATTTCTTGCCAGCATGAGTCACGAGATCCGAACACCCATGAATGCCATTCTAGGAATGGCTGATATGCTCTGGGAATCAAGACTAAGCAAAGCTCAGCGCAATTATGTAAACCTGTTCAAAAATGCGGGAGAAAATCTCCTGCTCCTGATTAACGATATTCTTGACCTTTCAAAAATTGAAGCCGGCCAGATCACGATCGAAAATATCGAGTTCAACCTTGAAGATCTGTTTGAAGAAATTGGTTCCATCTTCGCACTTAGAGCACAAGTAAAAGGTATCGATCTTTGCTGGTACATTGCGCCGGAAGTTCCAAAACTCATTGTAGGTGACCCGACCAGAATTAGACAGATTATCGTTAACTTAGTCGGTAACGCCCTTAAGTTTACAGATAAAGGTAGTGTCACCTACGAAGCTGCATTAACCGAAAGTGGCCTAGTCAGAGTAGTTATACGTGACACAGGAATAGGAATCCCAGATTCAAAAATGAACCCTATTTTTGAAACATTTTCGCAGGCGGACTCTTCTACTACCAGAAATTTTGGAGGCACAGGCCTTGGTCTTTCAATATGTATGCGGATGATTAAATGCATGAAAGGAGGGTTATTTGTCAGTAGTCAGGAAGGCGAGGGATCTTCATTTGCATTCACAATGAATTTAGACTTTCCTGAGCAAGAAACCCCAAAAATATCTCTCAATGATCTTTCGGTTCTATTAATTGATAAAGACAGCCCTTCTCGCACCTACCTCAAACAGGCTCTAAGCAATTTAGGTGCAACAGTCCAAATTGCGACAACCATGAATGAGGCTACGATCATAGCGGCTGAAATGTCTATCTTAGGAAGCCGCAAAAAAGCCCTTCTTGTAGGCACTCCAGAATGGGAATCCGACTGCTTTGAAGTGATCAAAGCTCTGAAGAAAGATTTATGCAGTACGTGGAAGTTAATCATGCTTATGGAAGCCAAGCCCAAACCAAGAGCTACAGCCAGAGCTAAACAGCTTGGAGCAACATATGTCCAAAGACCTATTCAGCCAAGGGCTATAGCTACTGAAATAAACACAGCGGATACAAATAAAACGGAGATCGATGGGTTCGATGAAATCGACTGCGAGATGGATATCCTTGATTCACCTGAAATTCCTAAAGAAGGAGCATCAATCCTACTTATTGAAGATTCCGAAGACAATCGGATGGTTGTAGATCTATACTTAAAAGAAACACCCTTCCAAATTACAATGGCGGAAAACGGTAAAGAGGGGCTCGATAAATACATCGGGGGAGCATATGACCTGATCCTGATGGACATTCAAATGCCTATCATGGATGGCTACGAAGCGACTAAAGCCATAAGACAGTATGAATTGGAGCATGAAATGGAACGAATCCCCATTCTTGCCCTAACCGCAAACGCTTTTCAGGAAGATGCTCAAAACTGTATCAATTGCGGATGCACTGCCCACATGGCTAAGCCTATTAAAAAGAAAAAACTTATCAGTACTCTCGAAGAATACCTTGGAGAACAATAG